One segment of Thermosynechococcus sp. HN-54 DNA contains the following:
- a CDS encoding methyl-accepting chemotaxis protein: MTTAKPPLDIPPLPPSVLNYQLPSLEEKTAPANGKSPEQPASPPPPRRKFWGLRPKLITSAVALATVPMIGVGLAANEVARQQLMQQVLQLQQQEANSAALQFDNYLRDRRGDARVLASVLNNRYSSEIQRRDRPQLQAVLDQFLDAYVVYDSAAIIANDGQGTVIAQSSAGNRLANNILQNQEYFKLAIQTRGVVLTVEPTLSRPDRPLGMFLAVPLINPQNQQIMAVLRLRVPKGSIQQFFKTYDRDQQESFYLVEPGGRIFAASIPELQGKPLEEAFPKLAQTRENRPTSTLTEKRRLDGESQILSYTSVSQPFTSIVLGTDQDYALKPLQNLTWTLLSGVVVTAIVAGAIAIYLSDRGIQPLLRATNAVTKIGEGDLQTRLPVEGDDELATLSRTINQMAAQLEASLTEARLTAQRAQQLRDSVFRLTQQSDRQQILDNLVNEGRHLLGCDRVIFYEFDQNYVGKVIAESVGVGWPQALEQVIDDPCFRQNWVDAYTKGRVQATADILNAGLTECHLKQLAPLKVRANLVVPVLVEKKLVALLIAHQCSGSRQWQQPEIDAFLQLANQAGLVLERSKFLEQTTAAQKEAERLAQEQQQRTERIQTQLINLLTEVEAASQGDLTVRADITADEIGTVADIFNSLIESLRDVVIQVKATTEKVNTALLADEQAMTELAEESLRQAKKVKRMLEAVEAMSSSIESVANSANEAAEVARKASERAVTSGETMDATVESILHLRETVAETAKKVKRLGESSQQISKVISLINQIALQTNLLAINASIEAARAGEEGRGFAVVAEEVGELAARSAAATREIEQIVETIQQETHEVVSAMETGTAQVVEGTRLVEITKQNLEEIVQVSQHIDELVQSISQATVSQARTSNTVNTLMRDFAKVSEGMSATSKQISESLQATVDMAQELQNSVNIFKVTAEG, translated from the coding sequence ATGACCACTGCTAAACCCCCCCTCGATATTCCCCCCTTGCCACCCTCGGTCTTGAACTACCAACTGCCTTCTCTTGAGGAGAAAACAGCACCCGCCAACGGCAAATCCCCTGAACAACCTGCATCCCCACCGCCCCCCCGCCGCAAATTTTGGGGGCTACGTCCGAAACTGATTACCAGTGCTGTTGCCCTTGCAACGGTGCCGATGATTGGGGTGGGCTTAGCGGCCAATGAAGTGGCGCGTCAACAGTTAATGCAGCAGGTATTGCAACTTCAGCAACAGGAAGCCAATAGTGCAGCGCTTCAATTTGACAACTATCTGCGCGATCGCCGGGGGGACGCACGGGTCTTGGCTTCTGTTTTGAATAATCGTTATAGCAGTGAAATTCAGCGGCGCGATCGCCCCCAACTGCAAGCCGTTCTCGATCAGTTCCTTGATGCCTATGTGGTCTACGACAGTGCGGCAATCATTGCCAACGATGGCCAAGGAACCGTCATTGCTCAATCCTCAGCAGGAAACCGTCTCGCCAACAATATTCTCCAAAATCAAGAGTACTTTAAGCTGGCGATCCAAACTCGGGGCGTGGTTTTAACCGTTGAGCCAACGCTGTCGCGGCCCGATCGCCCCCTCGGGATGTTTTTGGCGGTACCGCTGATCAATCCCCAAAACCAGCAAATCATGGCGGTGCTGCGGTTGCGGGTACCCAAGGGCAGTATTCAGCAGTTTTTTAAAACCTATGATCGGGATCAACAGGAGAGTTTTTACCTCGTTGAGCCGGGGGGAAGGATCTTCGCGGCCTCAATCCCAGAGTTGCAGGGCAAACCCCTAGAGGAGGCTTTTCCCAAACTGGCTCAAACAAGGGAAAATAGGCCCACGAGCACGCTGACAGAAAAACGCCGCTTGGATGGGGAGTCCCAAATTCTCAGCTACACCAGTGTTTCGCAACCCTTTACTTCCATTGTCCTTGGTACCGACCAAGACTATGCCCTCAAGCCCCTGCAAAACCTCACGTGGACACTTTTGTCTGGGGTAGTCGTGACGGCAATTGTGGCGGGGGCGATCGCTATTTATCTGAGCGATCGCGGCATTCAACCGCTGCTGCGCGCCACCAACGCGGTAACAAAAATTGGTGAAGGGGATCTCCAGACCCGCCTCCCCGTAGAAGGGGATGATGAATTGGCCACCCTCAGCCGCACCATTAACCAGATGGCCGCACAGTTAGAAGCCTCCCTTACCGAAGCCCGACTGACTGCCCAACGCGCTCAGCAATTGCGCGATAGTGTCTTCCGCTTGACCCAGCAGAGCGATCGCCAGCAAATTCTCGATAACCTTGTCAATGAGGGTCGTCACCTGTTGGGGTGCGATCGCGTGATTTTTTATGAATTTGATCAGAACTACGTGGGCAAAGTCATCGCCGAATCTGTTGGCGTGGGGTGGCCCCAAGCCCTCGAACAGGTGATTGACGATCCCTGCTTCCGTCAAAATTGGGTGGATGCCTACACCAAAGGGCGTGTCCAAGCCACAGCCGATATTCTCAATGCGGGTCTGACGGAGTGCCACCTGAAACAACTCGCTCCCCTGAAGGTGCGAGCCAACCTAGTCGTGCCCGTGCTCGTGGAAAAAAAACTGGTGGCTCTGTTAATTGCCCATCAGTGCAGCGGCTCGCGTCAATGGCAACAGCCCGAAATTGATGCCTTTCTCCAGTTGGCCAACCAAGCAGGACTGGTTCTAGAGCGCAGCAAATTCCTTGAGCAGACCACTGCCGCCCAAAAAGAAGCCGAACGCCTTGCTCAGGAGCAACAGCAGCGTACGGAGCGCATCCAAACGCAGTTGATCAACCTACTGACGGAGGTAGAGGCCGCCTCCCAAGGGGATCTAACAGTACGCGCAGACATCACTGCCGATGAAATTGGTACCGTTGCTGACATCTTCAACTCGCTCATTGAAAGTCTGCGGGACGTGGTCATCCAAGTGAAAGCCACCACCGAGAAAGTGAACACCGCCCTCTTGGCGGATGAGCAAGCCATGACCGAGCTGGCGGAAGAATCCCTGCGGCAAGCCAAGAAAGTGAAGCGGATGCTGGAAGCGGTTGAGGCCATGTCCAGCTCGATTGAATCGGTGGCAAACAGCGCCAACGAGGCGGCAGAAGTGGCGCGTAAAGCCTCAGAGCGAGCGGTCACCAGTGGTGAAACGATGGATGCCACCGTCGAGAGCATTCTCCACCTGCGGGAAACCGTGGCTGAAACTGCCAAAAAAGTGAAGCGCTTAGGCGAATCCTCGCAGCAAATTTCCAAGGTGATCTCCCTGATTAACCAGATTGCCCTGCAAACCAACCTCTTGGCCATCAATGCTAGTATTGAGGCTGCCCGTGCCGGTGAAGAAGGCCGAGGCTTTGCTGTGGTGGCAGAAGAGGTGGGTGAACTAGCAGCGCGATCGGCCGCGGCAACCCGTGAAATTGAGCAAATCGTAGAAACAATTCAGCAGGAAACCCACGAAGTGGTCAGTGCCATGGAAACGGGTACCGCCCAAGTGGTCGAAGGCACCCGCCTTGTGGAAATCACCAAGCAGAACCTCGAAGAAATCGTGCAGGTGTCGCAGCACATTGACGAGCTGGTGCAGTCTATTTCCCAAGCCACGGTTTCCCAAGCCCGCACCTCCAATACGGTGAATACGCTGATGCGCGATTTCGCCAAGGTTTCAGAAGGCATGTCGGCCACCTCCAAACAGATCTCTGAGTCTCTCCAAGCCACCGTGGACATGGCTCAGGAACTCCAAAACTCCGTCAACATCTTTAAGGTGACTGCTGAGGGATAA
- a CDS encoding chemotaxis protein CheW has protein sequence MLGVAPWLNSGEGRDRPQGAPYLRLVVHEQLTALLPMTEIQQVLVIPPQQLTVIPNMPPVVMGLLNFRNRIVWVLDLAHLLSLEPLDADMSLVTIVLLHTPKGYLGLALKEVRGIVRLPERAIQSPVGTVSAALVPYLKGCCRLAEEVVFILDGAAIAERFCASVLAVDVG, from the coding sequence ATGTTGGGGGTGGCACCTTGGTTGAACAGTGGTGAAGGGCGCGATCGCCCCCAAGGGGCACCCTACTTGCGCTTAGTAGTGCACGAGCAATTGACGGCACTGCTGCCGATGACTGAGATTCAGCAGGTGTTGGTGATCCCGCCGCAACAGCTCACAGTGATTCCCAATATGCCCCCAGTGGTGATGGGGCTGCTGAACTTTCGTAACCGCATTGTTTGGGTGCTGGATTTAGCCCACTTGCTGAGCCTAGAGCCACTGGATGCAGATATGTCTCTAGTGACGATCGTGCTATTGCACACCCCCAAGGGATACCTCGGATTGGCGCTAAAGGAAGTACGCGGCATTGTCCGTCTTCCCGAGCGAGCCATTCAATCGCCTGTGGGTACAGTGAGTGCGGCGCTGGTTCCCTACCTGAAAGGCTGCTGTCGTCTAGCCGAGGAGGTCGTTTTCATCCTCGATGGCGCTGCGATCGCCGAACGGTTTTGTGCAAGTGTGCTTGCTGTTGATGTCGGATAG
- a CDS encoding PleD family two-component system response regulator: MTTVLVVEDTPSEMALITSFLKDSGYTVIAATDAKEALEKVTQYKPDVVVTDVVMPGMSGFELCRSLKKNPETEKLPIVVCTSKNQELDRLWAMKQGADAYVTKPFNRDDLVRALKSVVV, translated from the coding sequence ATGACGACGGTCTTAGTGGTAGAAGATACCCCCTCGGAAATGGCACTGATTACCTCGTTTCTTAAGGACTCTGGCTATACCGTCATTGCGGCCACTGACGCCAAGGAGGCTCTAGAAAAAGTCACGCAGTACAAGCCCGATGTGGTGGTGACGGATGTGGTGATGCCGGGGATGAGCGGCTTTGAACTCTGCCGCAGTCTCAAGAAAAATCCAGAAACAGAAAAGCTCCCCATTGTTGTCTGCACCTCGAAAAACCAAGAGCTAGACCGTCTTTGGGCTATGAAACAGGGGGCTGATGCCTATGTGACGAAGCCCTTTAACCGTGACGATCTAGTGCGGGCGCTGAAGTCGGTGGTGGTGTAG
- a CDS encoding response regulator has product MMTSDRSFGGGGTPQLTETLQPQRLLQQLSTSAGTGCFRVSVQGQQWFLYFDQGDIIYATHTIEPGDRFERHLRQLSQIVPALDRELRAQVRQQWEQANTPTPIYEYESLRWLLTQNIITPEQFYQLVEGLILEVLESFLYLKSGHHQLVPYVEVLIVSRFDVSRLIQQCKSRIQQWLSLGHKIVSPFQRPYFFSGAQVNLTPEQQQRLGSMLRGFSFRHLAVLMNQNEITLVRSLVPLIEKGAVVVREPQHPFDLLPSFDTSLWQETTPAVAEESGDVGSGFFTSQVPNRTYRIVCIDDSPTMLNEIKRFLADDAFEVIALNDSVKALMEVMRLNPDLILLDVGMPNIDGYKFCKVIRNHERFKSVPIIMVTGNTGLIDRAKARLVGATDYMTKPFTQAELLKMVFQYLT; this is encoded by the coding sequence ATGATGACATCAGATCGCAGTTTTGGTGGCGGGGGAACACCACAATTGACAGAAACACTTCAGCCGCAACGATTACTCCAGCAGCTGAGTACTTCAGCGGGTACAGGTTGCTTTCGGGTTAGCGTTCAAGGGCAGCAGTGGTTTCTCTACTTTGATCAGGGAGACATCATCTATGCTACCCACACGATTGAACCGGGCGATCGCTTTGAGCGACATCTGCGACAACTCAGCCAAATCGTTCCTGCCCTCGATCGCGAGTTACGTGCCCAAGTCCGACAGCAATGGGAACAGGCCAATACCCCTACCCCGATCTATGAGTATGAGAGTCTGCGCTGGCTGCTCACTCAAAACATCATCACCCCAGAGCAGTTTTATCAATTGGTGGAGGGGCTGATCTTGGAAGTCCTCGAGTCGTTTCTCTATCTCAAGAGTGGTCACCATCAACTGGTGCCCTATGTTGAAGTGCTGATTGTCAGCCGCTTTGACGTCAGCCGACTGATTCAGCAGTGCAAATCCCGCATTCAGCAGTGGCTGAGCTTGGGTCACAAAATTGTCTCGCCTTTTCAGCGCCCCTACTTTTTTAGTGGTGCCCAAGTGAATCTAACCCCTGAGCAGCAGCAACGCTTGGGGTCGATGTTGCGGGGCTTTAGCTTTCGCCACTTGGCGGTGCTCATGAACCAAAATGAAATTACCTTGGTGCGCAGCCTTGTGCCTTTGATTGAGAAAGGGGCCGTCGTCGTTCGGGAACCGCAGCACCCCTTTGATTTACTGCCGAGTTTTGATACCAGTTTGTGGCAAGAAACCACACCCGCTGTTGCGGAGGAGAGTGGTGATGTAGGCAGTGGCTTTTTCACTTCCCAAGTGCCAAACCGTACCTATCGGATTGTCTGTATTGACGATAGTCCGACGATGCTCAATGAAATTAAGCGGTTTTTGGCCGATGATGCCTTTGAAGTCATTGCCCTCAATGATTCTGTGAAAGCCCTGATGGAGGTGATGCGCCTCAATCCAGATCTAATCCTGCTGGACGTGGGGATGCCCAACATTGATGGTTATAAGTTTTGTAAAGTCATTCGCAACCATGAACGCTTTAAGTCAGTCCCCATCATTATGGTGACGGGTAACACGGGTCTCATTGACCGCGCCAAAGCCCGTCTTGTGGGGGCAACGGATTACATGACCAAGCCCTTTACTCAAGCGGAACTTCTCAAAATGGTGTTTCAGTACTTGACGTAG